In Halococcus salifodinae DSM 8989, one genomic interval encodes:
- a CDS encoding DUF6360 family protein, which produces MSDRILKVNAYTTLDLLDGHAEGHDFEEDALAVLNVTAARKNPEHVQLQLEIDNTDLDHLPAHADEVQLSPDQAREVAAALEDHAADVEAAQN; this is translated from the coding sequence ATGAGCGATCGCATTCTGAAGGTCAACGCCTACACCACGCTCGATCTGCTCGACGGCCACGCGGAGGGTCACGATTTCGAGGAGGACGCACTCGCGGTGCTCAACGTCACCGCTGCCCGCAAAAACCCCGAGCACGTCCAGCTCCAGCTCGAAATCGACAACACAGACCTCGACCACCTTCCTGCTCACGCCGACGAGGTGCAGCTCTCACCCGACCAAGCCCGCGAGGTCGCGGCCGCGCTCGAAGACCACGCCGCGGACGTCGAGGCCGCCCAGAACTAA
- a CDS encoding LiaF domain-containing protein, translating into MELNHYAVFSSDERRIATAEFRGGRVTAVLSEFELDLRGAETPGFPAVIDIRVLFAEVDVTVPDEWNVDVRLSTPLCEFRDRHAIHAAEEGPASEPDLVLTGFGVLSEITLRG; encoded by the coding sequence ATGGAATTGAACCACTACGCGGTCTTCAGCAGCGACGAGCGGCGGATCGCCACTGCGGAGTTCAGAGGTGGGCGTGTAACGGCGGTGCTCTCCGAATTCGAACTCGACCTCCGAGGAGCGGAGACGCCCGGATTTCCGGCGGTAATCGACATACGGGTACTCTTCGCCGAGGTGGACGTCACCGTTCCCGACGAGTGGAACGTCGACGTACGACTGTCGACGCCGCTGTGCGAGTTCCGAGACAGGCACGCGATCCACGCAGCCGAGGAAGGGCCGGCGAGCGAACCCGATCTCGTTCTGACCGGCTTCGGCGTGCTCTCCGAGATCACGCTCAGGGGGTGA
- a CDS encoding oxidoreductase, translating to MAFNGGWTAERMGDLDGKTVIVTGANSGLGYEAAREFAIHGANVVLACRSVERGVEAGERIREDAPETSLTVIELDLADLASVGRFAADFTDTHDELHVLCNNAGVMAIPRSETVDGFETQFGVNHLGHFALTGTLLEHLHETDGETRVVTQSSGLHESGAIDFRDLQHEDSYDEWDAYGQSKLANVLFAYELHRRLRNVGVDDVTSVACHPGYAATDLQRRGPEQAGETLRLWGMKAANAIVAQDAATGALPMLYGATEPGLSGSEYIGPGGVRNMRGSPEEQRSSERSYDETTAARLWEVSAELTGVTYDFDVAAN from the coding sequence ATGGCATTCAACGGCGGCTGGACCGCGGAACGAATGGGGGACCTCGACGGAAAGACGGTGATCGTCACCGGCGCGAACAGCGGGCTCGGCTACGAGGCGGCGCGGGAGTTCGCGATCCACGGCGCGAACGTCGTCCTCGCGTGCCGCAGCGTCGAGCGCGGTGTCGAGGCGGGCGAGCGGATTCGGGAGGACGCGCCCGAAACCTCGCTCACGGTCATCGAGCTGGATCTCGCGGATCTCGCGTCGGTTGGCCGCTTCGCCGCCGACTTCACCGACACCCACGACGAGCTCCACGTGCTCTGCAACAACGCCGGCGTGATGGCGATTCCGCGGAGCGAGACCGTCGACGGGTTCGAGACCCAGTTCGGCGTCAATCATCTGGGGCACTTCGCGCTCACCGGCACCCTCCTCGAACACCTCCACGAGACCGACGGCGAGACCCGCGTCGTGACCCAGAGCAGCGGCCTCCACGAGAGCGGCGCAATCGACTTCCGTGATCTCCAGCACGAGGATTCCTACGACGAGTGGGACGCCTACGGCCAGAGCAAGCTCGCGAACGTCCTCTTCGCCTACGAGCTCCACCGACGGCTCCGGAACGTCGGCGTCGACGACGTAACCAGCGTGGCGTGTCACCCGGGCTACGCGGCGACGGACCTCCAGCGCCGGGGGCCCGAACAGGCCGGCGAGACCCTCCGGCTGTGGGGGATGAAGGCCGCGAACGCCATCGTCGCTCAGGACGCCGCGACGGGCGCGCTGCCCATGCTCTACGGTGCTACCGAACCTGGTCTGAGCGGCAGCGAGTATATCGGCCCCGGCGGGGTCCGAAACATGCGCGGCTCGCCCGAAGAACAGCGCTCCAGCGAGCGATCGTACGACGAGACGACGGCAGCACGGCTTTGGGAGGTCTCGGCGGAACTGACGGGCGTCACCTACGACTTCGACGTCGCGGCGAACTGA